The proteins below come from a single Mucilaginibacter mali genomic window:
- a CDS encoding alpha-galactosidase has product MRKNGFIQILTSFILLLGICHQLQAQSPGEAIVPTDNPKGWLIKTKTSAYQLTVTATGALKPGYYGSKTQAGLGKKNPAWTEAIDEVPVRGGLPFKTPALEVVFADNARDAELEYVSGEVTNVDGRPTLKIVQKDKIYPLQVTSYIRILAEYDVLEKWMSVKNTGAKGNITVENLASGNIVLPADEYTLTHLSGKDLFEFQLQEVPLSPGLKAIQNRGFKSNMNPPWFQVRPQSSAKETAGPTWFGSLHYSGNWQIAFDKAFEGPLQIVGGMYFWDTAWQLKPGTSLESPKLTVGYTDGGATVATQNMAAYVRNEVLPAAHRNDLRPVIYNTWEATYYSITEQKAMELLQIAKDLGVELFTIDDGWFRGRTDGRSQSGLGNWDVDKNKFPNGLSPVIKATHDAGMKFGLWIEPENVNPNSDLVKQHPNWIFQYPGRKGNEFRKILNLANEDVYQHLLKTFTTLLSENEIDFIKWDQNNALSEPGWPDAPVAMQREVRIRHIANVYRLVEQLRKRFPKVLFESCSSGGGRVDLGMLSRMDQTWLSDNTDPLDRLYIQYGYLHAMPANSMVSWVTSTNRHQPIPVDYRFDVSMTGVLGIGNDISKWTPAEREVAKSKIALYKTIRPVVQQGVLYPLVSPYEHNRCALQYNSTDNKRSVLFCYNLGGYLAGSQFIDRGSKTLKLQGLNPQQKYNLKRAGDDKDKGTAYTGSELMDIGIAWPLKDANKSQIFVIDAL; this is encoded by the coding sequence ATGCGCAAAAACGGGTTTATACAAATATTAACAAGCTTTATACTACTATTGGGCATCTGCCACCAACTGCAGGCACAATCGCCGGGCGAAGCCATCGTACCTACCGATAACCCCAAAGGCTGGCTGATCAAAACCAAAACATCGGCCTACCAGTTAACCGTTACCGCTACCGGCGCGCTGAAACCCGGCTATTACGGCAGCAAGACGCAGGCTGGGCTGGGTAAGAAAAACCCGGCATGGACCGAAGCCATAGACGAAGTACCAGTGCGCGGTGGCCTGCCTTTTAAAACCCCGGCCCTTGAAGTTGTTTTTGCTGATAACGCCCGCGATGCCGAACTGGAATATGTAAGCGGCGAGGTAACCAATGTGGATGGCCGTCCCACACTGAAGATCGTCCAAAAGGATAAAATATATCCGCTACAGGTAACCTCCTACATTAGGATATTAGCCGAGTACGATGTGCTGGAGAAGTGGATGAGCGTAAAAAATACCGGCGCTAAGGGCAATATCACCGTCGAGAACCTGGCCTCGGGCAATATCGTTTTACCTGCCGATGAATACACACTAACCCATCTTTCGGGAAAGGACCTGTTTGAATTTCAATTGCAGGAAGTACCGCTGTCACCTGGACTAAAAGCCATACAAAACCGCGGCTTTAAATCGAATATGAACCCACCCTGGTTCCAGGTGAGGCCGCAGAGTTCGGCTAAGGAAACTGCCGGGCCAACGTGGTTTGGTTCGCTGCATTACAGCGGCAACTGGCAGATCGCGTTCGATAAAGCCTTCGAGGGGCCGTTGCAGATAGTTGGCGGTATGTATTTCTGGGATACGGCATGGCAGCTGAAACCCGGCACATCGCTGGAAAGTCCTAAGCTGACAGTCGGCTATACCGATGGCGGCGCTACCGTAGCTACACAAAACATGGCCGCATATGTACGTAACGAAGTACTTCCCGCCGCCCATCGTAACGATCTGCGCCCGGTGATCTATAACACCTGGGAGGCCACCTATTACAGCATCACCGAGCAAAAGGCAATGGAACTGCTGCAAATTGCCAAAGACCTTGGTGTAGAACTTTTCACCATCGACGATGGCTGGTTTAGGGGACGTACCGATGGCCGTTCGCAAAGCGGTTTGGGCAATTGGGATGTGGATAAGAATAAATTCCCGAATGGGCTTTCACCCGTGATTAAAGCTACGCACGATGCCGGTATGAAATTCGGCCTGTGGATAGAACCCGAGAACGTAAACCCCAACAGCGATTTGGTGAAGCAGCACCCCAACTGGATCTTCCAGTATCCGGGCCGCAAGGGTAACGAGTTTAGGAAGATCCTAAACCTGGCCAACGAGGATGTGTACCAGCACCTGCTGAAAACCTTTACCACGTTGCTCTCGGAAAACGAAATCGATTTTATTAAATGGGACCAAAACAACGCCCTGTCCGAACCCGGCTGGCCGGATGCGCCTGTAGCTATGCAGCGTGAGGTGCGCATCAGGCATATTGCCAATGTGTACCGGTTGGTGGAGCAATTAAGGAAGCGCTTCCCCAAGGTATTATTTGAAAGCTGCTCCAGCGGCGGTGGCCGGGTTGACCTGGGCATGCTATCGCGCATGGACCAAACCTGGCTAAGCGACAATACCGATCCGCTGGACAGGCTGTATATTCAGTATGGATACCTGCACGCCATGCCTGCCAACAGCATGGTATCGTGGGTAACCAGCACCAATCGCCATCAGCCTATCCCTGTCGATTACCGCTTTGATGTATCCATGACCGGCGTATTGGGTATCGGCAACGATATCAGCAAATGGACACCCGCCGAACGCGAGGTAGCCAAGAGCAAGATAGCGCTTTATAAAACCATCCGACCTGTTGTTCAGCAGGGCGTTTTGTATCCTTTGGTTTCACCATACGAGCACAACCGATGTGCCCTGCAATATAACAGTACCGATAATAAACGCTCGGTATTGTTTTGCTACAATCTTGGGGGATATTTGGCCGGCAGTCAGTTTATAGACCGCGGCAGCAAAACCTTAAAGCTACAGGGGTTAAATCCGCAGCAAAAATACAACCTAAAACGCGCCGGCGATGATAAGGATAAAGGCACCGCTTACACCGGTAGTGAACTGATGGATATCGGTATTGCATGGCCGCTTAAGGATGCTAACAAGAGCCAAATATTTGTGATTGATGCGTTGTAA
- a CDS encoding NADPH-dependent FMN reductase — translation MRIEIISGSPRHASVTHRLALYLQQFFIDKTEHSIGLIDMREHELPMVQTVFSSPGQAPEQHRELAARMFAADAYIIVTPEYNGSYSPAMKNLFDHFPKRMHKPFGLVTASVGALGGMRAAQQLLLLMGGLFGIASPNMLVTPFVDKKFDADGNLLDESFQASIDTFVHEFLWLAEKLVD, via the coding sequence ATGCGTATAGAAATTATATCGGGCAGCCCCCGCCATGCAAGCGTAACCCACCGACTTGCCTTATACTTACAACAATTTTTTATTGATAAAACCGAACACAGCATTGGCCTGATAGACATGCGCGAGCATGAACTGCCGATGGTGCAAACCGTATTCTCATCGCCCGGGCAAGCCCCGGAGCAGCACCGTGAACTGGCCGCACGTATGTTTGCCGCCGATGCCTATATCATCGTAACCCCCGAATATAATGGCAGTTACTCGCCGGCGATGAAGAACCTGTTCGATCATTTCCCTAAGCGGATGCATAAGCCATTCGGACTGGTAACCGCGTCGGTAGGGGCACTGGGCGGTATGCGTGCCGCTCAACAATTATTGCTGTTGATGGGCGGTTTGTTCGGCATCGCGTCGCCAAATATGCTGGTTACCCCTTTTGTAGATAAAAAGTTTGATGCTGATGGTAATTTGCTTGATGAATCTTTTCAGGCCAGTATAGATACTTTTGTGCACGAGTTTTTGTGGCTGGCGGAGAAGCTGGTTGATTAA
- a CDS encoding glycoside hydrolase family 2 TIM barrel-domain containing protein, producing the protein MLKKLPIGIIFLLFAIIQIAAGQQYIAGFAIPRLSPRPSSVAGVAQAQLSLNGKWGFRLMGGKPSTINVPGEWAMQGFTVNEGETAVYTRKFNIPAGWNGNCIKLRFDGVSSYAVVKVNGVKAGEHEGSFAAFEIDITKQLKPANNILEVDVQANTISDRLGRTSQYAAHTVGGILRNVRLFVLPGQNISLHNITTTFDSEFKKATLNASTLVTNENGEAVTAQMDYTLTDAGGNVVLHKLSAVAPIKGANASVGFNTSLAIDQPQQWNPEHPYLYHLKNTLVINGKPTESVTQRVGFRQVEVKGNLLYVNGKVVKLRGVNRHSVHPLTGRSVSAGLDRKDAILFRDANCNYIRTSHYPPSEEFLDAADELGLFVESEASLCWVTKGTAPIWKDWDVTDPRYLPYLIVANVENVQAGRNHPSIIMWSLANESGWSPFFEKAQQVVKALDPSRPTTFHDQCWGTANNQHSTADIAVYHYPGTHETAMADTMKRPVLFGEYAHISCYNRRELLSDPGIHSTYGKPLQQMYDSIYYHPGSLGGAIWAGIDDTFHLGDGRIVGYGPWGIIDGWRRLKPEYWGTKKAYSPIRITNVTWPAAGQQNMLISLENRYDFTSLKDINIMANVNGKAIRLSSNIGPHGKGQISIPLNGAQKVHVTFVDPRGFIADEENYELPHQQPIAKSVSANWTVAEQDNTWLVSRKNVSYIINKRTGLINSAKKGGEEILTQGPAWCMVPMSNDDGGKPGGVTYQNEIYPIKVYPVNLLFASKVAVSKQSNAVQFAVDINYTDCKGKITYTFAPDGKLDVRYEVTYSKADISPYQYGMVMQLPPSFNKVNWQRQGEFSTYAENDQSRASGTAMLNAKRTNGVEPWRVSPAVDWKDDANEMGSNDFRATKRDISSSSLQDAKGNKVTIISNNKQASRSWLQDKQINWLIADYYNNGSERFYAAPFTNDRIKVAANTTLKGGLTLLIE; encoded by the coding sequence ATGCTTAAAAAACTACCCATCGGCATTATTTTCTTACTCTTCGCTATCATTCAAATAGCGGCAGGGCAACAGTATATCGCGGGCTTTGCGATCCCGCGCTTATCGCCGCGGCCATCGTCTGTTGCGGGGGTAGCGCAAGCGCAATTATCCTTAAACGGTAAGTGGGGTTTCAGGCTGATGGGCGGCAAGCCCTCAACTATTAACGTGCCCGGTGAATGGGCGATGCAAGGCTTTACCGTTAACGAGGGCGAAACAGCGGTTTATACCCGTAAGTTCAACATACCTGCAGGATGGAACGGCAACTGTATTAAGCTGCGTTTCGATGGCGTAAGTTCGTACGCGGTGGTAAAGGTAAACGGCGTAAAGGCTGGCGAGCACGAGGGTAGCTTCGCTGCTTTTGAAATAGATATCACTAAGCAGCTAAAACCTGCCAATAATATATTGGAAGTGGATGTGCAGGCCAATACCATCAGCGACCGGCTGGGCCGCACATCGCAATACGCGGCGCATACGGTTGGAGGGATCCTGCGCAATGTAAGGCTGTTTGTGTTGCCCGGGCAAAATATTTCATTGCACAATATCACTACTACTTTTGATAGCGAATTTAAAAAAGCTACGCTGAATGCATCGACGCTTGTAACTAACGAAAATGGAGAAGCAGTCACCGCGCAAATGGATTATACCTTAACTGATGCCGGTGGAAATGTGGTGCTGCATAAGCTATCGGCCGTTGCGCCAATAAAAGGCGCCAATGCTTCAGTGGGATTTAATACCAGTTTGGCCATTGATCAGCCGCAGCAATGGAATCCAGAGCATCCCTATCTCTATCATCTTAAAAACACATTAGTTATTAATGGTAAGCCAACCGAAAGCGTAACGCAGCGTGTCGGCTTCAGGCAGGTGGAGGTGAAGGGCAACCTGTTATATGTGAACGGTAAAGTGGTGAAGCTGCGCGGCGTTAACCGCCACTCGGTGCATCCGCTTACCGGCCGTAGTGTGAGCGCCGGGTTAGATCGTAAGGATGCTATCCTGTTCCGCGATGCCAATTGTAATTATATCCGTACATCGCATTACCCGCCATCCGAAGAGTTTTTAGATGCGGCCGATGAACTGGGCCTGTTTGTGGAAAGCGAAGCCTCGTTGTGCTGGGTAACCAAAGGTACGGCCCCCATCTGGAAGGATTGGGATGTGACCGATCCGCGCTACCTGCCATACCTGATCGTCGCCAATGTAGAGAACGTACAAGCAGGTCGCAATCACCCCAGCATCATCATGTGGTCGCTGGCTAACGAATCGGGCTGGAGCCCCTTTTTTGAAAAGGCACAGCAGGTGGTAAAGGCGCTCGACCCATCGCGGCCCACCACCTTTCACGATCAATGCTGGGGGACCGCCAACAACCAGCACAGCACGGCCGATATAGCCGTTTACCACTATCCCGGCACGCACGAAACGGCCATGGCCGATACCATGAAGCGCCCCGTATTGTTTGGCGAATACGCCCACATCTCCTGCTATAACCGCCGCGAGTTACTATCCGATCCCGGTATCCACAGCACCTATGGCAAGCCCTTGCAGCAAATGTATGATTCCATCTACTATCACCCCGGTTCGCTTGGCGGGGCCATTTGGGCGGGCATTGATGATACCTTTCATTTGGGCGATGGGCGCATTGTAGGCTACGGCCCATGGGGGATCATCGATGGCTGGCGTCGCTTAAAGCCGGAGTATTGGGGAACTAAAAAAGCCTACTCGCCCATTCGCATCACCAACGTTACCTGGCCGGCAGCCGGACAGCAAAATATGCTGATCAGCTTAGAGAACCGGTACGATTTTACATCATTAAAGGATATAAATATCATGGCTAATGTCAACGGTAAGGCTATCCGGTTAAGCAGTAATATCGGGCCGCATGGAAAGGGGCAGATCAGCATCCCGTTAAACGGTGCCCAAAAGGTGCATGTTACTTTTGTTGACCCACGTGGTTTTATTGCCGATGAAGAAAACTATGAGCTACCACATCAGCAACCGATCGCCAAATCTGTTAGCGCAAACTGGACGGTTGCCGAACAGGATAACACCTGGCTTGTTTCGCGCAAAAACGTAAGCTATATTATTAATAAGCGCACGGGGCTTATTAACTCGGCTAAAAAGGGCGGTGAGGAAATATTAACGCAAGGCCCGGCCTGGTGTATGGTGCCGATGAGTAATGATGACGGTGGCAAACCCGGCGGCGTTACTTATCAAAACGAGATCTATCCCATCAAGGTGTATCCGGTCAACCTGCTGTTCGCATCAAAAGTGGCAGTTTCGAAGCAAAGCAATGCGGTGCAGTTTGCTGTCGATATTAATTATACCGATTGCAAGGGCAAGATCACCTATACATTCGCACCCGATGGCAAGCTGGATGTACGATACGAGGTTACTTATTCCAAAGCCGATATCAGCCCTTATCAATATGGCATGGTGATGCAATTGCCCCCAAGTTTTAATAAAGTAAACTGGCAAAGGCAGGGCGAGTTTAGCACCTATGCTGAAAATGACCAATCGCGCGCCAGCGGCACCGCTATGCTGAATGCCAAACGCACCAACGGTGTGGAACCATGGCGGGTTAGTCCTGCCGTTGATTGGAAGGATGATGCCAACGAAATGGGCAGTAACGATTTTCGCGCCACCAAGCGTGATATCAGCAGCAGTTCGCTACAGGATGCGAAGGGCAATAAGGTTACCATTATCAGCAATAATAAACAGGCATCGCGCAGCTGGCTGCAGGATAAGCAGATCAACTGGCTGATTGCCGACTACTATAATAACGGCTCGGAACGGTTTTATGCGGCCCCTTTTACCAACGACCGGATAAAGGTGGCGGCCAACACCACCCTGAAGGGGGGCCTAACCCTGCTGATAGAATAG
- a CDS encoding response regulator transcription factor, whose translation MKKILLVEDDPNLGMLLQDYLQLKGKFDVVLCKDGDEGLREFTKQDYDLLILDVMMPKKDGFTLGKEIRKMNANVPIIFATAKGMIEDKTQAFNLGGDDYITKPFRIEELLLRITALLKRVGTSEKKEEEKQTNFNIGKYIFDFTSQMINNDGSQQKLSTKEAELLRLLCLRKNEVLTREEALLNIWHDDNYFNGRSMDVFLSKIRKYLKDDPSVEIINVHGKGYKLLVN comes from the coding sequence GCAGTTAAAAGGCAAGTTTGATGTGGTTTTGTGTAAGGATGGCGACGAGGGCTTGCGCGAGTTTACCAAACAGGATTACGACCTGCTGATCCTTGATGTGATGATGCCTAAAAAGGACGGCTTTACCCTGGGTAAGGAGATCCGTAAAATGAACGCCAATGTGCCCATCATCTTCGCTACCGCCAAGGGGATGATAGAAGACAAAACGCAGGCATTTAACCTGGGCGGCGATGATTATATCACCAAGCCATTCCGTATTGAAGAGTTGCTGCTGCGCATCACCGCCCTGCTGAAGCGCGTAGGCACCAGCGAAAAAAAGGAAGAGGAAAAGCAAACCAACTTTAACATTGGTAAGTATATTTTCGATTTTACCTCGCAAATGATCAATAACGATGGCAGCCAGCAAAAGCTATCAACTAAAGAGGCCGAACTGCTGCGCCTGCTTTGCCTGCGCAAAAACGAGGTGCTAACCCGCGAGGAAGCCCTGCTGAACATCTGGCATGATGATAACTACTTTAACGGCCGCAGCATGGATGTTTTCCTGAGCAAGATCCGTAAGTACCTGAAGGATGACCCGAGTGTGGAGATCATCAACGTACATGGTAAGGGATATAAGTTGCTGGTGAATTAG
- a CDS encoding RraA family protein, whose product MSANQPQTWLNDDELFHIIRTELYTSVVGDIMDVLGYMNQFLPPQLRPLSEGDFIVGRAMTVVEADIVSQGSVHNPLLNKSFGLMLEALDDLKKNEVYVCTGSSPTYALWGELMSVRAKYLGAAGAIVDGYSRDTHGIRAVGFPVFSYGCYAQDQAPRGKVIDYRVPINIKGVTVNPGDILVGDIDGVCVVPQAIETEVFQRAIEKARGERIVLKRLQEGMAAKAAFEEYKIM is encoded by the coding sequence ATGAGCGCAAACCAGCCGCAAACCTGGCTTAACGACGATGAACTGTTTCATATTATCCGCACCGAGCTTTATACATCGGTAGTGGGCGATATTATGGATGTGCTGGGCTATATGAACCAGTTTTTGCCGCCACAGCTGAGACCACTTAGCGAGGGCGATTTTATCGTCGGCCGAGCTATGACCGTAGTGGAGGCCGACATTGTTAGCCAGGGGAGCGTTCATAACCCACTATTGAATAAATCATTCGGGCTGATGCTGGAGGCTTTGGACGACCTGAAGAAGAACGAAGTATACGTATGCACCGGCTCATCGCCAACCTACGCCCTCTGGGGCGAGTTGATGAGCGTCCGCGCCAAATATTTAGGTGCGGCAGGGGCGATTGTTGATGGCTACTCGCGCGATACTCATGGCATCCGCGCGGTGGGTTTCCCTGTATTTTCCTACGGGTGTTACGCGCAGGACCAGGCCCCGCGTGGTAAGGTGATCGACTACAGGGTGCCTATCAATATAAAAGGTGTAACCGTTAACCCCGGCGATATTTTGGTGGGCGATATCGATGGCGTTTGCGTAGTGCCGCAGGCTATCGAGACCGAAGTTTTTCAGCGTGCCATTGAAAAGGCCCGCGGCGAACGCATAGTATTAAAACGTTTGCAGGAAGGTATGGCCGCCAAAGCCGCTTTTGAAGAATATAAAATAATGTAG